A single region of the Epinephelus fuscoguttatus linkage group LG14, E.fuscoguttatus.final_Chr_v1 genome encodes:
- the zgc:123321 gene encoding protein YIPF5-like, producing the protein MGDFQNLEQDFYQTGYYIDDQGNTVSYYDTYNSSNPAYYDTGAQGFVPGALDPSMEQQYTEQFYQPVGSTGTDSLEEEPSLLEELGINFDHIWQKTLTVLNPLKPADGSIMNETDLTGPILFCIALGITLMMAGKAHFGYVYGISATACIGMYILLSLMSSVAVSYGCVASVLGYCLLPMVVLSAFAVFYSLQGVLGTVLALLAVCWCSLSASKIFISTLAMEGQQLLVAYPCALLYGIFALLTVF; encoded by the exons ATGGGGGACTTTCAGAACCTTGAGCAGGACTTCTACCAGACAGGATATTACATAGATGACCAGGGTAACACTGTGTCCTACTATGATACCTACAATTCCTCAAACCCTGCTTATTATGACAC TGGAGCACAGGGTTTTGTGCCGGGTGCTCTGGATCCTTCCATGGAGCAGCAGTACACTGAACAGTTCTACCAACCTGTGGGAAGCACAGGAACAGATTCTCTTGAAGAGGAACCAAGCCTTCTTGAGG AACTCGGCATCAATTTTGATCACATCTGGCAGAAGACCCTGACGGTGCTGAACCCTTTGAAGCCTGCAGATGGCAGCATTATGAACGAGACTGATCTAACAGGTCCTATCCTCTTCTGCATTGCACTGGGCATCACTTTAATGATG GCAGGTAAAGCCCACTTTGGTTATGTGTATGGGATCAGTGCTACAGCCTGTATTGGGATGTACATTCTGCTGAGTCTGATGAGCTCTGTGGCAGTGTCTTATGGCTGTGTGGCCAGTGTCCTGGGCTACTGCCTCCTGCCTATGGTGGTCCTCTCTGCATTTGCTGTCTTCTACTCTTTGCA AGGTGTCCTGGGTACAGTTCTGGCCTTGTTAGCAGTTTGTTGGTGTAGTCTCTCTGCCTCCAAGATCTTCATCTCCACCCTGGCTATGGAGGGCCAGCAGCTGCTGGTGGCTTACCCATGTGCCCTACTCTATGGGATCTTTGCACTGCTCACTGTATTCTAA